The following coding sequences lie in one Komagataeibacter sucrofermentans DSM 15973 genomic window:
- a CDS encoding TetR/AcrR family transcriptional regulator, with amino-acid sequence MARPRTIDRDRVLDCVEHLVQREGAAALTLDAVAREAGITKGGLQYCFGSKDDLITALIDRWIVVFDAQVSQNMPPGSDATDRARAYVVVASQIDEATQARMAGMLVTLMQSPKHLHRLRAWYARWFKVCNPASAVARRARTALFAAEGAFFLRSTGFIEMDQAEWETVFADFEQLVTPLRASTD; translated from the coding sequence ATGGCGCGCCCGAGAACCATCGACCGTGACAGAGTGCTTGATTGTGTCGAACACCTCGTGCAGCGCGAAGGTGCTGCCGCCCTCACGCTCGATGCCGTGGCGCGCGAGGCCGGCATTACCAAGGGTGGCCTGCAATACTGCTTTGGCAGCAAGGATGACCTGATTACCGCCCTGATCGACCGCTGGATTGTGGTGTTTGATGCGCAGGTCAGCCAGAACATGCCCCCCGGGTCCGATGCCACCGATCGGGCGCGCGCCTATGTGGTGGTCGCCAGCCAGATCGATGAGGCCACGCAGGCCCGGATGGCGGGCATGCTCGTTACCCTCATGCAATCCCCCAAACATCTGCATCGGCTGCGGGCGTGGTATGCACGCTGGTTCAAAGTGTGTAATCCGGCCTCTGCCGTGGCGCGTCGGGCCCGCACGGCGCTTTTTGCCGCCGAGGGGGCATTTTTTCTACGCAGCACAGGGTTTATTGAAATGGATCAGGCGGAGTGGGAAACTGTCTTCGCTGATTTTGAGCAACTGGTCACGCCCCTGCGGGCCAGCACGGATTGA
- the shc gene encoding squalene--hopene cyclase yields the protein MDNSLTHTISSACKWLVEQQKPDGHWVGSVASNASMEAEWCLALWFLGLEDHPLRPRLGKALLEMQREDGSWGIYYGAGNGDINATVESYAALRSLGYAADDPALSRAATWIASKGGLRNVRVFTRYWLALIGEWPWEKTPNLPPEIIWFPNKFVFSIYNFAQWARATLVPLAILSARRSSRPLRPQDRLDALFPAGRENFDYELPPRDGQDLWATFFRKTDRALHWLQTKFLKRNTMREAAIRHMLEWIIRHQDADGGWGGIQPPWVYGLMALHGEDYQFHHPVMAKGLAALDDPGWRYDRGDASWVQATNSPVWDTMLALMALHDADAETDFSPEMDKALGWLLERQVRVKGDWSVKLPDLEPGGWAFEYANDRYPDTDDTAVALIALAACRDREEWKSRGVEAAITRGVNWLVGMQSTCGGWGAFDKDNNRALLSKIPFCDFGEALDPPSVDVTAHVLEAFGVLGLPRDMPALQRGLAYIRAEQEADGPWFGRWGVNYLYGTGAVLPALAAIGEDMTQPYIAKACDWLVAHQQENGGWGESCASYMEIASIGRGPTTPSQTAWALMGLIAANRKQDHEAIVRGCRYLIDLQQADGHWDEKEFTGTGFPGYGVGQTIKLDDPALTSRLQQGAELSRAFMLRYDLYRQLFPIMALSRAGRILKSST from the coding sequence ATGGACAACAGCCTGACGCACACGATCTCATCCGCCTGCAAATGGCTGGTGGAGCAGCAGAAGCCCGATGGGCACTGGGTGGGGTCGGTGGCGTCAAACGCCTCGATGGAGGCCGAATGGTGCCTGGCCCTGTGGTTCCTTGGCCTTGAGGACCACCCGCTGCGCCCCCGTCTGGGCAAGGCTCTGCTGGAAATGCAGCGCGAGGATGGCTCATGGGGCATCTATTACGGCGCGGGCAATGGCGACATCAACGCCACCGTCGAATCTTACGCCGCCCTGCGCTCGCTGGGTTATGCCGCCGATGACCCCGCCCTGAGCCGGGCAGCCACATGGATCGCGAGCAAGGGCGGCCTGCGCAACGTGCGCGTGTTCACCCGCTACTGGCTGGCCCTGATCGGGGAATGGCCGTGGGAAAAGACGCCCAACCTGCCGCCGGAAATCATCTGGTTTCCCAACAAATTCGTGTTCTCCATATACAATTTCGCGCAGTGGGCGCGCGCAACCCTGGTGCCGCTGGCCATCCTGTCCGCGCGCCGTTCGTCACGCCCCCTGCGCCCGCAGGACCGGCTTGATGCGCTCTTTCCCGCAGGGCGCGAGAATTTTGATTACGAACTGCCCCCGCGTGACGGGCAGGATCTGTGGGCCACCTTCTTCCGCAAGACCGATCGCGCGCTGCACTGGCTGCAGACGAAATTCCTCAAGCGCAACACCATGCGCGAGGCCGCGATCCGCCACATGCTGGAATGGATCATCCGCCATCAGGATGCCGATGGCGGCTGGGGCGGCATCCAGCCGCCATGGGTCTATGGCCTGATGGCGCTGCATGGCGAGGACTATCAGTTCCATCACCCCGTCATGGCCAAGGGTCTGGCAGCGCTGGATGATCCCGGCTGGCGTTATGACCGGGGCGATGCAAGCTGGGTGCAGGCCACCAACAGCCCGGTATGGGATACCATGCTGGCGCTGATGGCCCTGCATGATGCCGATGCCGAGACCGATTTCAGCCCCGAGATGGACAAGGCGCTGGGCTGGCTGCTCGAGCGCCAGGTGCGGGTAAAGGGCGACTGGTCCGTCAAGCTGCCCGATCTGGAACCCGGCGGCTGGGCGTTTGAATACGCCAATGACCGCTACCCTGATACCGATGACACCGCCGTGGCCCTGATCGCGCTGGCTGCCTGCCGCGACCGGGAGGAATGGAAGAGCCGGGGCGTGGAGGCCGCCATCACTCGCGGCGTGAACTGGCTCGTGGGCATGCAGAGCACCTGCGGCGGCTGGGGCGCGTTTGACAAGGACAACAACCGCGCATTGCTCTCCAAGATCCCGTTCTGTGATTTTGGCGAGGCCCTCGACCCGCCCTCCGTTGATGTCACGGCGCATGTGCTCGAGGCCTTTGGCGTGCTGGGCCTGCCGCGCGACATGCCCGCACTCCAGCGTGGGCTGGCCTATATCCGCGCCGAGCAGGAAGCCGATGGCCCGTGGTTTGGCCGCTGGGGCGTTAATTACCTGTATGGCACAGGTGCCGTGCTGCCCGCCCTTGCCGCCATTGGCGAGGACATGACCCAGCCCTACATCGCCAAGGCCTGTGACTGGCTTGTGGCCCACCAGCAGGAAAATGGCGGCTGGGGCGAAAGCTGCGCATCCTACATGGAGATTGCCTCCATCGGGCGCGGGCCGACCACGCCATCCCAGACCGCCTGGGCGCTGATGGGGCTGATCGCGGCCAACCGCAAGCAGGACCATGAGGCCATCGTGCGCGGCTGCCGCTACCTGATCGACCTGCAGCAGGCCGATGGCCACTGGGATGAGAAGGAGTTCACCGGCACCGGCTTCCCCGGTTACGGCGTGGGGCAGACCATCAAGCTTGATGACCCGGCCCTGACAAGCCGCCTGCAGCAGGGCGCGGAACTCTCGCGGGCGTTCATGCTGCGCTATGACCTGTACCGGCAGCTCTTCCCCATCATGGCGCTGAGCCGTGCCGGGCGCATCCTTAAAAGCAGCACCTGA
- a CDS encoding phosphomannomutase, with protein MQHSGVAFGTSGARGLVSAMKDSVCFAYTVGYLRHLASLGEFAPGAAVAVAGDLRPSTPRILRACAAAIRYMHGVPVFCGYVPTPALCLHAFAHGMPSLMVTGSHIPADRNGIKFNRARGEFLKPDEAAMRALDVSLPEGWFDAEGTLTAPPDLPPVTDVVPGFVARYRDFFGADALARLKLGIYQHSAVGRDVLVQIVEALGATAVPLGRMDSFIPVDTEAVRPEDATLAREWAADGTLDGILTTDGDSDRPLLADRHGAWLRGDVLGILAARFLAARAVATPVSSNTALEQAGFAHTVQRTRIGSPYVVAAMTQAAHDGHEPSVGYEANGGFLLASPVTRGERTLAALPTRDSVLPMICALVAARETGTDLAGLVASLPRRFTLSDRLKDMPTEQSAAHIAALRRNPAQGADALGLTGACGPLAHVDETDGLRMTFADSEVIHLRPSGNAPELRVYVEAASPERAAQLLRTGLEAVSAWR; from the coding sequence ATGCAGCATTCCGGTGTCGCGTTTGGAACGAGCGGCGCGCGCGGCCTTGTCAGCGCGATGAAGGATTCGGTCTGCTTCGCCTACACGGTGGGCTATCTGCGGCATCTGGCCAGCCTCGGCGAGTTCGCGCCGGGTGCTGCCGTGGCCGTGGCGGGGGACCTGCGCCCGAGTACGCCGCGCATCCTGCGCGCCTGTGCCGCCGCGATCCGTTACATGCATGGCGTGCCGGTCTTTTGCGGTTACGTGCCCACACCGGCTTTGTGCCTGCACGCATTTGCGCACGGCATGCCCTCGCTCATGGTTACGGGCAGCCATATCCCGGCCGATCGCAACGGCATCAAGTTCAACCGCGCGCGCGGCGAGTTCCTCAAGCCTGACGAGGCAGCAATGCGCGCGCTTGACGTGAGCCTGCCCGAAGGCTGGTTCGATGCCGAAGGCACGCTGACCGCCCCACCCGACCTGCCACCCGTGACAGATGTGGTGCCCGGCTTCGTGGCCCGTTACCGTGATTTCTTTGGCGCCGATGCGCTGGCGAGGCTGAAACTGGGCATTTACCAGCATTCTGCCGTGGGGCGCGACGTGCTGGTGCAGATTGTCGAGGCCCTTGGCGCCACCGCCGTGCCCCTCGGCCGCATGGACAGCTTCATCCCCGTCGATACCGAAGCCGTCCGCCCCGAGGATGCCACCCTCGCGCGGGAGTGGGCTGCCGATGGCACGCTGGACGGCATCCTGACCACCGATGGTGATTCCGACCGCCCGCTGCTGGCCGACCGGCACGGCGCCTGGCTGCGCGGCGACGTGCTGGGCATTCTGGCCGCGCGGTTTCTGGCCGCCCGTGCCGTGGCCACCCCGGTCAGCAGCAACACGGCGCTGGAACAGGCAGGCTTTGCCCATACGGTGCAGCGCACGCGCATCGGCTCGCCCTACGTGGTCGCGGCCATGACGCAGGCAGCACACGATGGGCATGAACCCTCGGTCGGATATGAAGCCAATGGCGGCTTCCTGCTGGCAAGCCCGGTCACGCGCGGGGAGCGCACGCTGGCGGCCCTGCCCACGCGGGATTCCGTGCTGCCCATGATCTGCGCGCTCGTGGCCGCGCGCGAGACGGGCACCGACCTTGCCGGGCTTGTCGCCTCCCTGCCCCGCCGCTTTACGCTGAGCGACCGGCTGAAGGACATGCCCACCGAGCAGAGTGCCGCCCATATTGCCGCCCTGCGCCGCAACCCGGCACAGGGGGCCGACGCGCTGGGTCTGACCGGAGCCTGCGGCCCGCTGGCCCATGTGGATGAAACCGATGGCCTGCGCATGACCTTTGCGGACAGCGAGGTCATTCACCTCCGCCCGTCAGGCAATGCGCCGGAACTGCGCGTGTATGTAGAGGCCGCCAGCCCCGAACGGGCGGCGCAACTGTTGCGCACGGGGCTTGAAGCCGTCAGCGCATGGCGCTGA
- the metA gene encoding homoserine O-succinyltransferase — MPIRIPDDLPARGTLEAEGVMVMGETDAIRQDIRPLRIGLLNLMPNKIRTETQIARLIGATPLQVELTLVRMSGHVPRNASASHMTSFYRAWEDVRNARFDGFIITGAPVERLPFAEVTYWDELRRVFDWTLTNVHRCFNICWAAQAAVHHFHGMPKHALARKAFGVYDHRILAPTSPYLLGFADDLSIPVSRWTEVRRADLPRNTDMTVLAESPETGLCLLDDPRHHALHMFNHLEYDSTSLADEYFRDRERGLDIAVPHNYFPHDDPALRPINRWRAHAHLLAGNWINQIYQTTPFNIARIGHESRGPVLACA, encoded by the coding sequence ATGCCCATAAGAATACCCGATGATCTCCCCGCCCGCGGCACGCTTGAAGCCGAAGGCGTGATGGTGATGGGCGAGACCGACGCCATACGGCAGGATATCCGCCCGCTGCGCATCGGGCTGCTCAACCTCATGCCCAACAAGATCCGCACCGAGACCCAGATCGCCCGCCTTATCGGCGCAACGCCGCTGCAGGTCGAACTCACGCTGGTGCGCATGAGCGGGCATGTGCCGCGCAATGCTTCAGCCAGTCACATGACCTCGTTTTACCGGGCGTGGGAGGATGTGCGCAACGCGCGGTTCGATGGCTTCATCATCACCGGCGCCCCCGTCGAGCGCCTGCCCTTTGCCGAGGTGACCTACTGGGATGAACTGCGCCGCGTGTTCGACTGGACCCTGACCAACGTGCACCGATGTTTCAACATCTGCTGGGCAGCCCAGGCCGCGGTGCACCACTTTCATGGCATGCCCAAGCACGCGCTCGCCCGCAAGGCGTTCGGGGTGTATGACCACCGCATCCTCGCCCCGACCTCGCCCTACCTGCTCGGCTTTGCCGATGACCTGTCCATTCCCGTCTCGCGCTGGACGGAGGTGCGGCGCGCCGACCTGCCACGCAACACCGACATGACCGTTCTGGCCGAAAGCCCCGAGACCGGCCTGTGCCTGCTTGATGATCCGCGGCACCATGCGCTGCACATGTTCAACCACCTTGAATATGATTCCACCTCGCTGGCGGATGAATATTTCCGCGATCGCGAGAGGGGGCTCGATATTGCGGTGCCGCACAACTACTTCCCCCATGATGACCCGGCCCTGCGCCCCATCAATCGCTGGCGCGCGCATGCGCACCTGCTGGCAGGCAACTGGATCAACCAGATATACCAGACCACCCCCTTCAATATTGCGCGGATCGGGCATGAAAGCCGCGGTCCCGTCCTGGCCTGCGCCTGA